A single region of the Gossypium arboreum isolate Shixiya-1 chromosome 12, ASM2569848v2, whole genome shotgun sequence genome encodes:
- the LOC108477164 gene encoding uncharacterized protein LOC108477164, with the protein MEAALAELERVQLQILRRISKLELSHLPQNAEPIPSSSPLTNSDASSDVEACLSNILRSNGVNDFIFKRVASDYYDWPLESRRDVLGAASIHHLCKSIVLVNTQAPSNVIDCSDRNNSKYYVVVVQYTARFNAETVKNFLYTLNNGKISKKKFNLRLAPEETSIKLTGYEHNAVTCIGMQTDIPVILDEAIVKLVPDFFWLGGGEVDLKLGIRTSEFINFVKPFIVSCSGT; encoded by the exons ATGGAGGCTGCGTTGGCAGAGCTAGAGAGAGTCCAGCTTCAAATCCTTCGACGAATATCGAAGCTAGAGCTCTCTCACCTGCCTCAAAATGCTGAACCTATCCCTTCTTCATCCCCTCTCACTAACAGCGATGCTAGCTCCGATGTTGAAGCTTGCCTCTCTAATATTCTACGATCCAATGGCGTCAACGACTTCATTTTCAAGCGAGTCGCCTCCGATTACTACGACTGGCCTCTCGAGTCCCGCCGCGACGTTCTCGGTGCCGCCTCTATTCACCATCTTTGCAAAAGCATCGTTTTG GTTAATACTCAAGCCCCGTCCAATGTAATTGATTGTAGTGATCGAAACAATTCAAAGTATTATGTTGTTGTAGTTCAG TATACTGCTAGATTCAACGCTGAAACTGTCAAAAATTTTCTCTACACACTCAACAATGGAAAGATATCAAAGAAGAAATTTAACT TGAGACTTGCTCCTGAGGAAACATCAATAAAGTTGACTGGCTATGAGCACAATGCAGTTACTTGCATCGGTATGCAAACTGACATTCCA GTAATTTTAGATGAAGCCATTGTAAAGCTTGTTCCAGATTTCTTCTGGTTGGGTGGAGGCGAGGTTGATTTGAAGCTGGGAATCAGAACCTCTGAATTTATAAACTTTGTCAAACCTTTCATTGTCAGCTGCAGTGGTACCTAA
- the LOC108478994 gene encoding uncharacterized protein LOC108478994: MYSLGFILFLLCLPMHACDARCLGYAAEGIDNHADFLAKDVNKLKLHDQLQMRSSISKEVQTQEYGVHGIRKQENETDANDMKQTLCNLLLKAKEAVENAISSGYEIILSSGVDFHGMAKVEGLKRVRRSRSMLGNSGGDTEEDVGSKEKDMVDGDIDDVMDYSQPHRKPPIHNEKN, encoded by the exons ATGTATTCGCTAGGTTTTATCTTATTTCTCCTTTGTCTTCCTATGCATGCATGCGATGCTCGTTGTCTAGGTTATGCTGCTGAAGGTATTGACAATCATGCCGATTTTCTTGCCAAG GATGTCAATAAGTTGAAGCTCCACGATCAACTACAGATGAGGTCTTCAATCTCAAAGGAAGTACAAACACAAGAATATGGGGTTCACGGAATAAGAAAACAAGAGAATGAGACTGATGCAAATGATATGAAACAAACACTTTGCAACTTACTTCTCAAGGCAAAAGAAGCTGTTGAAAATGCTATTTCATCAG GATATGAAATTATCTTGTCTTCTGGGGTTGATTTCCACGGCATGGCAAAAGTAGAG GGATTGAAGAGAGTAAGAAGGTCAAGGTCCATGTTAGGAAATTCAGGTGGTGACACTGAGGAAGATGTGGGTTCCAAGGAAAAGGATATGGTGGATGGGGACATTGACGACGTTATGGATTATTCACAACCTCATCGGAAACCTCCTATTCATAATGAAAAAAACTAG